GCTGGTGATGTTTAAGCCGGGATATTTTCATCGCGATTTTATTGATAAGGTGTGTAAAGAGAACCACTATGGAGTCGAGTTTTCTTTTGAAACGAACTTATTACCGATGATTTTGAGTATAGTCAAACAGCAGTATGCCATTACCGCATTACTTGAGTTAGCGACAGATGTTGAGCCTGATATTACAGCAGTGCCATTTAACCCACCCGTTTGGCTTGATTTGGCGATGGCTTGGCGCAAAGAAGGGTATTTATCCCATGCTGATCGAACGTTTATCGAATTTATTAAACAGTACGTTTAAACACGCAGTGAGCAGCATGGAATAGCGCGTTGTAAAAAAGGGTTAGTCCTTATACATCCGCTCAAAGTTTTTTGGGCTCCAACCAATCATCAGTTGATCGCCGATTTTAAGCACGGGTAAGCTACGTGCTCCAATCGCATCGAGCTCTTTTCGGCCACGCTGCATTTTAGCGTTACACAAGCGGTATTGGATCTGTTTGCTATCCAAATAGCGTTGCGCATCTTTACAATGTGGGCATTTATCTTTTACATAAAGAACGACACGTTTCATTATTTTTCTCCAATATCGCAGGGCAGAGGAGTGTACCTATCTATTCTAGCGCTTGCAACGAACTTGGATGAATCCCCATCTGCTTTAAGGTACACTTAGCGCCCTTTTTACAGGCAAGGTGTAAACAAATGAGCCAACCTGAGGTCATGAAATACATTCAGGGCTATCCTGACCATATTATTCAACCTGTACAGCAGTTGCTTGAAAATAAAAAGCTACTGCCATGGTTTGAGCAGCGATATCCGCAGCGTCATGATATTCAAAGTGAAAAGGCGTTATTTCAATACACTGTTGCGATAAAAAATCAGTTTATGAAGAAAACGGCACCGCTGAGTAAGGTGATATACGACAGTAAAATTCATCTGATCAATCACGCATTGGGTTTGCACACTTATGTGTCACGCGTACATGGTAATAAAGTGAAAGCGAAAAATGAAATACGTATTGCTCAAGTGTTTAAACAAGCGCCAGAACCTTTATTAAGAATGCTGGTGGTACATGAACTGGCGCATCTAAAAGAGAAAGAACACAATAAGGCGTTTTATCAATTGTGTTGCCATATGGAGCCTAATTATCACCAGCTCGAACTGGATGCGCGATTATTTATGATGGTTCAAGATTTAAAAGAGAAGTAAAGATGGTGAAACCAACCTCTGTTAACGCCCCAAAGCACTCGACGGCACAATCAAAACGCACCACATCGGCTAAAAGTATCGTTAAAAAAAGCGCCGCAAAAGCGGGAAAAAACGGCAGTAATACGGCGATGCAGGTTAAAGTGGTTAAAAGTAAAGCCGGGCTACATAAACGAAATCGCCATCATGGATCCTATGATTTTAAGGTGCTGAGCCAAGTTGAGCCTAAATTAAAAACACATATTAAAAAGAATCCTCTTGGGCAAGACACTATCTCCTTCTCTGATCCTGAAGCGGTGAAGCTACTTAATAAGGCGTTGCTGCATCATTATTATGGAATCCAGCATTGGGATATTCCACACGGCTTCTTGTGTCCGCCTATTCCTGGACGAGCTGATTACATTCACCGCTTAGCTGAGTTACTGTTTTTGGACTGTCCCATTGCGAAAACGATACCCGTGACGATGTTAGATGTTGGCATTGGCGCAAACTGTATTTACCCAATGATTGCGACGGTAGAATATGATTGGCAGGTCGTCGGTAGCGATATTGATCCAATATCAGTGAAGCATGCAAGCGAGCTCGTTAGAGCTAACGCACCATTACGCGGCCACATTGAATGTCGACTACAGAAAAATAGCCGTTCAATCTTTAAAGGTGTGATTGAGCCTAATGAGCGTTACACGGTCACAACCTGTAATCCTCCCTTCCATAGCTCATTAGCTGAAGCGATGAAAGGTACGGAGAGAAAGCGCAGCAATTTGAAGAAAAATCAGCACAAACGCGGAGTTAAAACACCAGCGCAATCGTCGGGCAAAGAGCATGTTTCTTCTGCTCTGAATTTTGGTGGGCAAAAAGCCGAGCTATGGTGTCCTGGTGGAGAAGCTGCATTTTTGAAAAATATGGCGGTAGAGAGTGCACAATTTGCGCAACAGGTTTTGTGGTTTAGTAGCCTGATTTCAAAAAAAGACAATGTACGTTGGATGAAAAAACAACTCGAAAAAGTGGGCGTGAGTGAAGTGCAAATTGTAGAAATGGCTCAAGGTCAAAAAATAAGCCGTTTTATTGCATGGAGTTTTCAAAATCATGCTCAGCGCAAGGAATGGATCACTAGATAATGCTATCGTGGCGAAAATTAAGGCTAACCTTGGCGACGTTAAGGTTAGCTTGATAGTCCGCACCACACCTCAGTATGAAGGAGGTCGCTATGGATTTTCCTCTCTATGTTCCTTGCCAGCCCGATTGGCTATGTGTGCCATTTTTATCCGTGTTTTCTGTACTTCTCCTTGTGGGGCTCATTCTCTTTATTCGATTGTTATACCGCGAATATAAGAAAGCACATCGAGTGTTGAAAGTGCATCGTCACCGTCGTACTCGCTATCGTGATCGTAAAGGCGGTAAAAATGGACGTCCTACAAATATTCGTTAATTCATATTGTGCATTATTCGGTATTGTTTCTCTAACTGATTAGCCTCGAGAGGTTTACCCATGGCGCGGAGAAACTGGATGTGTAATTGCCATATTCTGCTGCGTTGTGGTGCATGATTTTTCGCTAATTCAATCATGGTGAGTGCAGGTTGGTATTGTTTGTTTTGCCAGTAACACATCGCCGAGTTCTCGTAACTTGCCGCTATATTGGGATAATCAGGTTGTTGAATAGCCAAAGAAAAATAGTGTTGCGCTTTATTGTAGTGATGCCTTTGGCATAAAAACGTGGCGTAATTATGGAGCAATCCGCCATGGTGAGGGTGACGCTTGATGGCTTGTTGATATCTTTGAGCAGCCTTAGCAAATTCTTTCACTTGGGTGAAGTAGTATGAGAGAGCGATATCGGTTTCAATATAAGTGGGCGCTGCTCGTTGCGCTTTGTCGAGATTGAACTTGGCTTTAACGGTGTCACCTTGCTTTAAGTAAGCTAAGCCCAAGGCTATACGCGCATCAGCAATAGAGTTCGGAGCCGAAGATGTGTGTTGCGGCGATTGACTGACGCACCCTAAAAGTATGAGGCATATTATTGCTATCAAGATTTGCTTCATTGCTGCTCTCGGCGGTGGTGTCTCGAACTGAGAGTAAAAAGTACCGCTAAAAAGAGGAATACTTTAAAAGTGATGATGCGACTCAGTTGGCAAATACTAGGGAACAGATGAAAAAAGAGCCACGTAAACGTGACTCTAGAAAGTGATTATCCTGCGATGAGACTGACTATTAGTCTTCGTCTTTATTAAATTTATCTTCGCTGAAGTTTTCCAAATCGTACGGTGTTTGTTGGTAAACACAGTAGTTTAGCCAGTTTGCAAAGAGCAGGTGACCATGACTGCGCCAGCTTGCACGTGGTGGATTTTCAGGGTTG
This DNA window, taken from Vibrio nitrifigilis, encodes the following:
- a CDS encoding glutaredoxin family protein; translated protein: MKRVVLYVKDKCPHCKDAQRYLDSKQIQYRLCNAKMQRGRKELDAIGARSLPVLKIGDQLMIGWSPKNFERMYKD
- the rlmF gene encoding 23S rRNA (adenine(1618)-N(6))-methyltransferase RlmF, whose product is MVKPTSVNAPKHSTAQSKRTTSAKSIVKKSAAKAGKNGSNTAMQVKVVKSKAGLHKRNRHHGSYDFKVLSQVEPKLKTHIKKNPLGQDTISFSDPEAVKLLNKALLHHYYGIQHWDIPHGFLCPPIPGRADYIHRLAELLFLDCPIAKTIPVTMLDVGIGANCIYPMIATVEYDWQVVGSDIDPISVKHASELVRANAPLRGHIECRLQKNSRSIFKGVIEPNERYTVTTCNPPFHSSLAEAMKGTERKRSNLKKNQHKRGVKTPAQSSGKEHVSSALNFGGQKAELWCPGGEAAFLKNMAVESAQFAQQVLWFSSLISKKDNVRWMKKQLEKVGVSEVQIVEMAQGQKISRFIAWSFQNHAQRKEWITR
- a CDS encoding tetratricopeptide repeat protein; this translates as MKQILIAIICLILLGCVSQSPQHTSSAPNSIADARIALGLAYLKQGDTVKAKFNLDKAQRAAPTYIETDIALSYYFTQVKEFAKAAQRYQQAIKRHPHHGGLLHNYATFLCQRHHYNKAQHYFSLAIQQPDYPNIAASYENSAMCYWQNKQYQPALTMIELAKNHAPQRSRIWQLHIQFLRAMGKPLEANQLEKQYRIMHNMN
- a CDS encoding M48 metallopeptidase family protein; this translates as MSQPEVMKYIQGYPDHIIQPVQQLLENKKLLPWFEQRYPQRHDIQSEKALFQYTVAIKNQFMKKTAPLSKVIYDSKIHLINHALGLHTYVSRVHGNKVKAKNEIRIAQVFKQAPEPLLRMLVVHELAHLKEKEHNKAFYQLCCHMEPNYHQLELDARLFMMVQDLKEK